One segment of Cystobacter fuscus DSM 2262 DNA contains the following:
- the scpB gene encoding SMC-Scp complex subunit ScpB — MTTGNEGPGDPGDKPARGSGGPSPFTEEEIAAVTGPGDEDDLEDADVATIEADEAPDLQSSFEKLLLKSRNLSTERIRTIVESVLFVADKPLDLNQLYEATGIDREKIQEALNQISGIHRDGISGVVLYEVAGGWQFRTDPHSAEYVRRYLRVKPQRLTRAAVETLAIIAYRQPVTRPEVEDIRGVDCGAVIKALLDRKLIKILGKKEEVGRPMLYGTTREFLEFFALKDLSALPTLREFHELTQEHQEIVEKERPAAPPASGTVEALADPEFQKRMEKSVAASEAALEELEEAMNAAEKTQQAATSLLNPTPPPTEGGSGSEPG, encoded by the coding sequence GTGACTACCGGTAACGAGGGCCCCGGGGATCCCGGGGACAAGCCAGCACGTGGCTCGGGAGGGCCGAGCCCCTTCACCGAGGAGGAGATCGCCGCCGTCACCGGCCCCGGCGACGAGGACGACCTGGAGGACGCCGACGTCGCCACCATCGAGGCCGACGAGGCGCCCGACCTCCAGTCCTCCTTCGAGAAGCTGCTGCTCAAGAGCCGCAACCTGTCCACCGAGCGCATCCGCACCATCGTGGAGAGCGTGCTCTTCGTGGCGGACAAGCCCTTGGATCTCAACCAGCTCTACGAGGCCACGGGCATCGACCGGGAGAAGATCCAGGAGGCGCTCAACCAGATCTCCGGCATCCACCGCGACGGCATCAGCGGCGTGGTGCTCTACGAGGTGGCGGGCGGCTGGCAGTTCCGCACGGATCCCCACTCGGCCGAGTACGTGCGGCGCTACCTGCGCGTCAAACCCCAGCGCCTCACGCGCGCCGCCGTGGAGACGCTCGCCATCATCGCCTACCGCCAGCCCGTCACCCGCCCGGAGGTGGAGGACATCCGTGGCGTGGACTGCGGCGCGGTCATCAAGGCCCTGCTCGACCGCAAGCTGATCAAGATCCTCGGCAAGAAGGAGGAGGTGGGCCGGCCCATGTTGTACGGGACGACGCGCGAGTTCCTCGAATTCTTCGCCCTCAAGGACCTGTCCGCCCTGCCCACGCTGCGTGAATTCCACGAGCTCACGCAGGAACATCAGGAGATTGTGGAAAAGGAGCGCCCGGCTGCACCCCCCGCCAGTGGTACGGTGGAGGCGCTGGCGGATCCGGAGTTCCAGAAACGGATGGAGAAGAGCGTGGCGGCTTCCGAGGCCGCGCTCGAGGAGTTGGAGGAGGCCATGAATGCCGCGGAAAAGACGCAGCAGGCCGCCACCAGCCTCTTGAACCCGACCCCCCCGCCCACCGAGGGCGGCTCGGGGTCCGAGCCCGGTTGA
- a CDS encoding segregation and condensation protein A: MSTGGPSDPPSEELLDADVPRTPGDAFRIALPNFEGPLDLLLHLIKEHRLDIFDIPLALITEKYLEYLERMREINLDIAGEFLVMAATLAHLKSRMLLPRQDVAEQAVDAVAELQQEEAGDPREELVRRLLEYQKYKDAAEQLARQDILDRDIFPRRVPLEAVPIPEEEVGLQEFSVLKLIEALDRVMERLAPKLQHEVVREKVSLSDAMRRIAEKLSAAESCTFDSLFEEQRTRQAVIITFLAILEMVKRRLLKVSQEEPLAAILLRPNGDALRNLLPTEMDESDYR; this comes from the coding sequence GTGAGCACAGGCGGTCCCAGCGATCCTCCCTCCGAGGAGCTGCTCGACGCGGACGTCCCCCGTACGCCGGGTGACGCCTTCCGCATCGCCTTGCCCAATTTCGAGGGGCCGCTCGATCTGTTGCTCCACCTCATCAAGGAGCACCGGCTCGACATCTTCGACATCCCGCTCGCGCTCATCACCGAGAAGTACCTCGAGTACCTGGAGCGCATGCGGGAGATCAACCTGGACATCGCCGGGGAGTTCCTGGTGATGGCCGCCACGCTCGCCCACCTCAAGAGCCGCATGCTGCTGCCGCGCCAGGACGTGGCCGAGCAGGCGGTGGACGCGGTGGCCGAGCTGCAGCAGGAGGAGGCGGGCGACCCGCGCGAGGAGCTGGTGCGCCGGCTGCTGGAGTACCAGAAGTACAAGGATGCCGCCGAGCAGCTCGCCCGCCAGGACATCCTCGATCGGGACATCTTCCCGCGCCGCGTGCCCTTGGAGGCCGTGCCCATCCCCGAGGAGGAGGTGGGGCTGCAGGAGTTCAGCGTCCTCAAGCTCATCGAGGCGTTGGACCGGGTGATGGAGCGGCTGGCGCCCAAGCTCCAGCACGAGGTGGTGCGTGAGAAGGTGAGCCTGTCGGACGCCATGCGCCGCATCGCGGAGAAGCTCTCGGCGGCGGAATCCTGCACGTTCGACAGCCTGTTCGAGGAGCAGCGCACGCGTCAGGCGGTGATCATCACCTTCCTGGCCATCCTGGAGATGGTGAAGCGGCGGCTGCTCAAGGTGAGTCAGGAGGAGCCGCTCGCGGCCATCCTCCTGCGGCCCAACGGGGATGCACTGAGGAACCTGCTCCCCACGGAGATGGACGAGAGTGACTACCGGTAA
- the trpS gene encoding tryptophan--tRNA ligase — translation MRILSGVQSSGRLHIGNYYGAIRQFVQLQEQGEAYFFIANYHSLTTLRDPRQAETYTREAAMAYLSLGLDPKKAVLFRQSDVREVLELYWLLGTVVPVANLERATSYKDKLAKGISADFGLFAYPVLMAADILLYSPDFVPVGKDQIQHIEFARDWAVKFNLTYVPGYDPQDPDGKEKGHAPGLLKLPAARVQEDTATVPGVDGQKMSKSYGNTIDLFGDEKELKKRIMGIKTDSTPVEAPKPTENAPLYDLLKLMLPADRFAEADASWRAGGKGYGDYKKLLLAAFLDTFGPARQRYTELQNDPAELERILQDGAERARAEATRLLQRVRRAVGIP, via the coding sequence ATGCGGATTCTTTCAGGCGTGCAGTCCTCGGGTCGGTTGCACATCGGCAACTACTACGGCGCCATCCGGCAGTTCGTGCAACTGCAGGAGCAGGGCGAGGCCTACTTCTTCATCGCCAACTACCACTCGCTCACCACGCTCCGGGATCCCCGTCAGGCGGAGACCTACACGCGCGAGGCCGCCATGGCCTACCTGTCGCTCGGGTTGGATCCCAAGAAGGCGGTGCTCTTCCGCCAGAGCGACGTGCGCGAGGTGCTGGAGCTGTACTGGCTGCTCGGCACGGTGGTGCCCGTGGCCAACCTGGAACGTGCCACCAGCTACAAGGACAAGCTGGCCAAGGGCATCAGCGCCGACTTCGGCCTGTTCGCCTACCCGGTGCTCATGGCCGCCGACATCCTGCTCTACAGCCCGGACTTCGTGCCGGTGGGCAAGGATCAGATCCAGCACATCGAGTTCGCGCGCGACTGGGCGGTGAAGTTCAACCTCACCTACGTGCCGGGCTACGATCCGCAGGATCCGGACGGCAAGGAGAAGGGGCACGCCCCCGGCCTGCTCAAGCTGCCCGCGGCGCGTGTGCAGGAGGACACCGCCACGGTGCCGGGCGTGGACGGACAGAAGATGTCCAAGTCCTACGGCAACACCATCGATCTCTTCGGTGACGAGAAGGAGCTCAAGAAGCGCATCATGGGCATCAAGACGGACTCCACCCCCGTGGAGGCCCCCAAGCCCACCGAGAACGCCCCCCTGTACGATCTGCTCAAGCTGATGCTGCCCGCGGACCGCTTCGCCGAGGCGGACGCCTCCTGGCGCGCGGGCGGCAAGGGGTATGGCGACTACAAGAAGCTGCTCCTCGCGGCCTTCCTCGACACGTTCGGACCGGCCCGCCAGCGCTACACGGAGCTGCAGAACGATCCGGCCGAACTCGAGCGCATCCTCCAGGATGGCGCCGAACGGGCCCGCGCCGAAGCCACCCGGTTGTTGCAGCGGGTGCGTCGCGCCGTGGGTATTCCCTGA